A window of Ictidomys tridecemlineatus isolate mIctTri1 chromosome 1, mIctTri1.hap1, whole genome shotgun sequence contains these coding sequences:
- the Lypd8 gene encoding ly6/PLAUR domain-containing protein 8, with product MKVALTAAIFAALVTATAESLSCVQCNSWSGSCANENAKPCATEANTSCLSSSANFSLGEFLKLYQGMSCSGQNCTQELDPFTVHVASGEHVHFASQCCQGQPCRNASHVLVPAPDDGSSNTMCPACYGLNTTSCSEKTHRCSWGQQCVQIEVEFINGLEVQYLLLKGCSDISNSTCQLLGTANQTVGGVVFRQVQCSQASLVPNTSGSFKASLSSWVLGSLLLLGLLL from the exons ATGAAAGTCGCCCTCACGGCTGCCATCTTCGCAGCTCTTGTAACTGCCACTGCAG AATCCCTGAGTTGTGTGCAGTGTAACTCGTGGTCAGGATCCTGTGCCAATGAGAACGCCAAACCGTGTGCTACAGAAGCTAACACCAGCTGCTTGAGTTCCTCGGCCAACTTCTCTCTAG GAGAATTCCTCAAGCTGTACCAGGGCATGTCCTGCTCAGGACAGAACTGCACGCAGGAGCTGGACCCCTTCACTGTCCACGTGGCTTCTGGAGAGCACGTCCACTTCGCCAGCCAGTGCTGCCAAGGACAGCCCTGCAGAAATGCCAGCCATGTTCTGG TCCCTGCCCCAGATGACGGGTCCAGCAACACCATGTGCCCTGCTTGCTATGGACTCAACACGACTTCCTGCAGCGAGAAGACCCACAGGTGTAGTTGGGGACAGCAGTGTGTCCAGATAGAGGTGGAATTCATAAATG GCCTCGAAGTTCAGTACCTCCTGCTGAAAGGCTGTTCCGACATCAGTAACTCCACCTGTCAGCTCCTGGGCACTGCCAACCAGACAGTCGGGGGAGTCGTCTTCCGACAGGTCCAGTGTTCACAAGCCTCCTTAGTTCCCAACACCAGCGGCAGCTTCAAAGCCTCCCTCAGCTCCTGGGTCCTTGGTAGCCTCCTCCTGCTGGGGCTGCTGCTCTGA